In the Theobroma cacao cultivar B97-61/B2 unplaced genomic scaffold, Criollo_cocoa_genome_V2, whole genome shotgun sequence genome, one interval contains:
- the LOC108663888 gene encoding receptor-like protein 12: protein MGCLPIFYQLLCLLFFCLSSQPTLSSSSFAPSATRLCSHNEAFALMKFKSSFSIKQTASWECKDTSTPSYPKTDSWKEGIDCCSWDGVTCDNITGYVIGLDLSCSWLYGVIPSKSSLFHLPHLQNLNLAHNHFNFSKMSSEFAQFTSLTQLNLTESVFAGQIPLQISHLSKLVSLDLSWNDYRTLDERTLGGLVQNLTEVRQLFLDGINMSSINPNVLMNISFSLSSLSLEDCDLQGKFPEYIFHLPNLKLLDLGHNQELNIYLPKFNQSNHLELLDLSHANLSGPLPNFIGNLVSLKHLDLSFLNLSGALLNSIGNLVSLEYLDLSFTNLSGALPNPIHNLRSLKYLSLSGAPLCPGSLNLIRNLVSLEELHLKACNISRIMLTSLGNYFSGQIPSSLTNLSQLKLLDISHNQLEGSIPNEVTTFPNLITLDLSFNFLNGTLPSSISQLVNLTLLDLSSNNLSGIVESDLFSKHQKLQLLQLSYNNLYFNSNHTSANYTLPNLQSLYLSTCNVNQFPQFLRGSKVLEGLDLSNNRIYGKIPKWMWDVGKDSLFYLNLSHNFMTELEQFPWKNIEILDLSSNLIQGDLLIPPLTTSTFLISNNNLNGEMSDLICNGRTNFMEPFLQHLQRDVNWRILI from the exons ATGGGCTGCTTACCAATCTTCTATCAGCTTCTCTGCCTTCTATTCTTTTGCTTGAGTTCTCAGCCTACTCTCTCATCCTCTTCATTTGCCCCTTCAGCAACCCGCCTATGCTCTCACAACGAGGCTTTTGCtttgatgaaatttaaaagcTCCTTTTCCATCAAACAAACTGCTTCTTGGGAATGCAAAGATACTAGCACCCCATCTTATCCCAAGACTGATTCATGGAAGGAAGGGATTGATTGCTGCTCATGGGATGGAGTCACTTGCGACAATATAACAGGCTATGTGATTGGCCTTGACCTCAGTTGCAGTTGGTTATATGGTGTCATTCCTTCCAAAAGCAGTCTTTTCCATCTTCCACACCTGCAGAACCTTAACCTCGCACATAACCATTTTAACTTTTCCAAGATGTCATCTGAGTTTGCTCAGTTTACAAGTCTAACGCAACTCAACCTCACGGAGTCAGTCTTCGCAGGACAAATTCCACTCCAAATCTCCCACTTGTCAAAGTTGGTTTCACTTGATCTCTCTTGGAATGATTATCGAACACTTGATGAACGTACTTTGGGAGGACTTGTTCAGAACCTAACAGAGGTGAGACAACTGTTTCTTGATGGAATCAACATGTCTTCTATTAATCCTAATGTCTTGATGAATATATCCTTTTCTTTAAGCTCTCTTAGTCTTGAAGATTGTGATTTGCAAGGAAAATTCCCAGAATACATTTTTCACCTGCCAAACCTCAAGTTGCTAGATTTAGGACACAATCAAGAACTCAATATCTATCTTCCAAAGTTCAACCAGAGCAACCATCTTGAGCTATTAGATCTAAGTCATGCGAATCTCTCTGGACCATTGCCTAATTTCATTGGCAATTTAGTTTCATTGAAACATTTGGATCTAAGTTTTTTGAATCTCTCTGGAGCATTGCTTAATTCCATCGGCAATTTAGTTTCTTTGGAATATTTGGATCTAAGTTTTACTAATCTCTCTGGAGCATTGCCTAATCCCATCCACAATCTACGAAGTTTGAAGTATTTGTCTTTATCAGGGGCTCCTCTATGTCCGGGTTCACTTAACTTAATTCGTAACCTAGTTTCCTTGGAGGAATTGCATCTCAAAGCATGTAACATTTCAAGAATAATGTTGACATCATTGGGGAATTATTTTAGTGGACAAATTCCATCCTCACTCACAAACCTATCTCAACTTAAATTGTTGGACATCTCTCACAATCAACTAGAAGGTTCCATTCCAAACGAGGTAACTACTTTTCCTAATCTCATCACTCTAGacttatcttttaattttctcaacGGTACACTTC CATCTTCAATATCTCAACTTGTGAACCTTACTTTGCTTGATTTATCATCAAATAATCTTAGTGGAATTGTAGAATCtgacttgttttcaaaacaccAAAAACTCCAGCTCCTTCAGCTTTCATATAACAATCTATACTTCAACTCTAATCATACCAGTGCTAATTATACATTACCCAATCTTCAATCTTTGTATTTGTCAACTTGCAATGTCAATCAATTCCCCCAATTTTTAAGAGGCTCAAAAGTTTTGGAGGGTTTAGACCTTTCCAATAATAGAATTTACGGCAAGATTCCCAAATGGATGTGGGATGTTGGGAAAGACTCTTTGTTTTACTTAAATCTATCTCACAACTTTATGACAGAATTAGAGCAGTTTCCATGGAAGAATATTGAAATTCTTGATCTCAGTTCGAATTTGATTCAAGGAGATCTTCTAATTCCACCTTTGACAACATCTACTTTTTTGATCTCAAATAACAATTTGAATGGAGAGATGTCTGATCTCATATGCAAT GGACGAACAAACTTCATGGAACCATTCCTGCAACATTTGCAAAGGGATGTCAATTGGAGAATCTTAATTTGA